Proteins encoded within one genomic window of Anopheles gambiae chromosome 3, idAnoGambNW_F1_1, whole genome shotgun sequence:
- the LOC1275471 gene encoding tubulin beta chain, whose product MREIVHLQTGQCGNQIGAKFWEVISNEHGIDATGAFQGDCGDLQLERINVYYNEASGGKYVPRAILVDLEPGTMDSVRSGPYGQLFRPDNFAFGQSGAGNNWAKGHYTEGAELVDSVLDIVRKEAEGCDCLQGFQLTHSLGGGTGSGMGTLLISKIREEYPDRIMNTFSIVPSPKVSDTVVEPYNATLSVHQLIENTDETYCIDNEALYDICFRTLKLTTPTYSDLNHLVSAAMSGVTTCLRFPGQLNADLRKLAVNMVPFPRLHFFMTGFAPLTSRGAQQYRALTVPELTQQMFDAKNMMAACDPRHGRYLTVAAIFRGRMSMKEVDEQMMNVQTKNSSYFVEWIPNNVKTAVCDIPPRGLKMSSTFVGNSTAIQEIFKRIAEQFTAMFRRKAFLHWYTGEGMDEMEFTEAESNMNDLVSEYQQYQEATADDEGEMDEEEEGGED is encoded by the coding sequence ATGCGTGAAATAGTGCATTTGCAAACTGGCCAGTGCGGCAACCAAATAGGCGCTAAGTTCTGGGAGGTAATTTCCAACGAGCATGGAATCGATGCGACCGGCGCTTTCCAAGGCGATTGCGGTGATCTGCAATTGGAAAGAATCAACGTGTACTACAACGAGGCATCCGGTGGTAAATATGTACCACGCGCCATTCTGGTCGACTTGGAGCCGGGCACGATGGACTCGGTCCGCTCCGGCCCGTACGGTCAGCTGTTCCGGCCGGACAACTTCGCGTTCGGGCAGTCCGGGGCGGGCAACAACTGGGCCAAAGGGCACTACACGGAGGGGGCGGAGCTGGTCGACTCGGTGCTCGATATCGTGCGCAAGGAGGCGGAAGGGTGCGACTGTCTGCAGGGTTTCCAGCTCACTCACTCGCTCGGCGGCGGGACCGGATCCGGCATGGGGACGCTGCTGATTTCGAAAATTCGCGAAGAGTACCCGGACCGCATCATGAACACGTTCTCGATCGTGCCCTCGCCCAAAGTGTCCGATACGGTGGTGGAACCGTACAATGCCACCCTGAGCGTGCACCAGCTGATCGAAAACACGGACGAAACGTACTGCATCGACAACGAGGCGCTGTATGACATCTGCTTCCGCACGCTGAAGCTCACCACGCCGACGTACAGCGACCTGAACCACCTGGTGTCGGCCGCCATGTCCGGCGTGACGACGTGCCTTCGGTTCCCCGGCCAGCTGAATGCGGATCTGCGCAAGCTGGCAGTCAACATGGTGCCGTTTCCGCGGCTTCATTTTTTCATGACCGGCTTTGCGCCGCTCACGTCCCGCGGCGCCCAACAGTACCGTGCGCTCACCGTGCCGGAGCTGACGCAGCAGATGTTTGATGCGAAAAACATGATGGCCGCGTGCGATCCGCGCCACGGCCGCTACCTGACGGTGGCCGCCATCTTCCGCGGTCGCATGTCGATGAAGGAGGTGGACGAGCAGATGATGAACGTGCAGACGAAGAACAGCAGCTACTTTGTCGAGTGGATCCCGAACAACGTGAAGACGGCGGTGTGCGATATACCGCCGCGCGGGCTGAAGATGTCGTCCACGTTCGTCGGCAACTCGACGGCAATTCAGGAGATTTTCAAGCGAATTGCCGAACagtttacggccatgtttcggcGCAAAGCGTTCCTGCACTGGTACACCGGCGAGGGGATGGACGAGATGGAGTTCACCGAGGCGGAGAGCAACATGAACGATCTCGTGTCCGAGTATCAGCAGTACCAAGAGGCGACCGCCGACGATGAAGGCGAaatggacgaggaggaggaaggtgGCGAAGACTGA
- the LOC5668281 gene encoding uncharacterized protein LOC5668281, with translation MEDGLFNALCSKAKNGKTIYHSWRELFQERKDEATMLVLQLFIDMTGFGYTVADTDLALLMEDDPHPLDNNITTSSFQSQDFFQNGTFVANFSMFWQHAIVHQWKELLSGNDWFNKCVMLVMLLCRSKTDECAMVGSFICADLVPHLCAAHHNLLNDMERAASWQGNQRKSSLKKKEYYIDQVCQALSTEIGNGFKYAKLSGLLMEKLCEAFVTYPDLLILTHGQLELLGAGLRWKQRQSVQLALKCMKQLMSDSFSSDINNAAGIFILKMENQLTRIMDSYKSSETAILHLFLEALNTVGNIPLCEETAEKIIHKMFNPDEAVVNAAIDLHGMYHAAIHPSAEVEMNALIAILDVYERYAYPLASFEAVIKKLWIKGFFRKLDELFQMLLDAMDTPANAGFIASCIAHTICYCHRLLMEDIRMKISPSSDNVNWSFMRKRMQSFVANYPKCLNAASRTPNIYNLLLNCMSPANNELYRFAEVDCEAYHEEVLFNILSKVALDECSYPVLFQTLTTIYSFDTIAHISEDVWNELTEKYYTLFFHTRSRLRSYNLGIDKKLMESYSNAITRLCVLIEINNTSEHVFTLAEYLANDLRLLPKMNLSDESIGIFYRLYKNALYAVVQCCLAALPSDNPTAGIKYDQLGKRVQAFMGVLVEQLDGGQQSPFTVSSHVANALCNMLILTQETADPSQQTGSIKQHMMYRVEPEVLAKLSAYIEQHVFGGGVESDAESSCLLAQKLMLATYNDVYRLHLALPRQSDTCAIVKYYGENALFADELEQLLSIVYGKDPKEFFSLVAHVVMDYCKKTNINAKVKKFLSNLKQFAKKCLAHENEEEYLTNIIQSVIGQSLEQVFTINGVALNVIEKLFTIMKPLVAPLPLENRKAINLFIRQHPNFASYMEDENSELRTILKSFLKMLKK, from the exons TCCTTCCAGTCCCAAGATTTCTTCCAGAACGGGACATTTGTAGCCAATTTTAGCATGTTCTGGCAGCACGCAATCGTCCACCAGTGGAAAGAACTCCTCAGTGGAAACGATTGGTTCAACAAGTGCGTCATGCTGGTCATGTTGCTGTGCCGGAGCAAGACCGATGAATGCGCAATGGTTGGATCGTTCATCTGCGCCGACCTGGTGCCGCATCTGTGTGCTGCGCACCACAACCTGCTGAACGATATGGAACGTGCGGCGAGCTGGCAGGGTAATCAGCGGAAAAGCTCACTCAAGAAGAAGGAGTACTACATCGACCAGGTCTGTCAGGCACTGAGCACGGAAATTGGTAACGGATTTAAGTACGCCAAGCTTTCCGGCCTGCTGATGGAAAAACTGTGCGAAGCGTTTGTAACGTACCCGGACTTGCTGATACTCACGCACGGACAGCTGGAGCTGCTCGGGGCTGGCCTGCGGTGGAAGCAGAGGCAGAGCGTACAGCTAGCGCTGAAGTGTATGAAGCAACTGATGAGTGATTCTTTTAGTAGCGACATTAACAATGCCGCTGGGATATTCATTCTCAAGATGGAAAATCAGCTGACGCGTATAATGGACTCGTACAAAAGCTCGGAAACGGCCATCCTGCACCTTTTTCTCGAAGCTCTAAA caCGGTAGGCAACATACCCCTGTGCGAGGAAACGGCAGAAAAGATAATCCACAAAATGTTCAATCCAGATGAAGCGGTAGTGAATGCAGCGATCGATCTTCATGGCATGTACCACGCAGCGATTCACCCATCGGCAGAGGTGGAAATGAATGCCCTGATCGCGATACTGGACGTGTACGAACGGTACGCATATCCGCTAGCGTCCTTCGAGGCGGTCATTAAAAAGCTCTGGATCAAGGGATTCTTCCGCAAGTTGGATGAACTGTTCCAAATGCTGCTGGACGCTATGGATACGCCTGCAAATGCGGGTTTTATCGCGAGCTGTATAGCCCACACAATTTGCTACTGCCATCGGTTGCTGATGGAGGACATCCGGATGAAGATTTCCCCCTCGTCCGATAACGTCAACTGGAGCTTCATGCGGAAGCGCATGCAGAGCTTCGTGGCCAATTATCCAAAGTGTTTGAATGCTGCCTCCCGTACACCGAACATTTACAATTTACTGCTAAACTGCATGAGTCCAGCAAACAACGAGCTGTACCGCTTCGCCGAAGTTGACTGTGAAGCGTACCACGAGGAGGTTTTGTTTAACATTCTCTCGAAAGTGGCGCTGGATGAATGTTCCTACCCTGTGCTGTTCCAAACGCTGACCACCATCTACAGCTTCGACACGATTGCTCACATTTCGGAAGACGTTTGGAACGAGCTGACGGAAAAGTATTACACGCTCTTTTTTCATACGCGCAGCCGCTTGAGAAGCTACAATTTG GGTATCGACAAAAAGCTTATGGAATCGTACAGTAACGCCATCACGCGGCTCTGCGTGCTGATCGAAATCAACAACACGTCCGAGCACGTGTTCACGCTTGCGGAGTACTTGGCAAACGATTTGCGCCTCCTGCCAAAAATGAATCTGTCCGACGAATCGATCGGTATTTTTTACCGGCtttacaaaaatgcactttacGCTGTCGTGCAGTGCTGCCTGGCGGCACTACCTAGCGACAATCCGACAGCAGGCATTAAGTACGACCAGCTCGGTAAACGTGTGCAAGCGTTCATGGGCGTGCTGGTTGAACAGTTAGACGGTGGCCAACAATCACCGTTCACCGTCAGCAGCCACGTGGCCAATGCGCTGTGCAACATGCTCATACTGACACAGGAAACCGCCGATCCGAGCCAGCAGACGGGCTCGATCAAACAGCACATGATGTATCGTGTCGAGCCGGAAGTGTTGGCAAAGCTTTCGGCATACATCGAGCAGCACGTGTTTGGAGGCGGTGTGGAATCAG ATGCGGAAAGCAGTTGCTTGTTGGCGCAAAAGCTAATGCTTGCCACGTACAATGACGTTTATCGATTGCATCTGGCACTACCCCGGCAGTCGGACACGTGTGCCATCGTAAAATATTATGGAGAAAATGCGCTTTTTGCAGACGAGCTGGAACAACTGCTGAGCATTGTGTATGGCAAAGATCCAAAAGAGTTCTTTAGCTTGGTCGCCCACGTGGTCATGGATTATTGTAAAAAGACGAATATAAATGCCAAAGTGAAG AAATTCTTGTCCAATTTGAAGCAATTTGCAAAGAAATGCTTAGCACATGAGAACGAGGAAGAGTATCTGACTAATATCATTCAGAGCGTTATTGGTCAGAGTCTGGAGCAAGTTTTCACGATTAACGGCGTTGCTTTAAATGTGATTGAAAAATTGTTCACCATTATGAAACCGTTGGTCGCGCCACTGCCTTTGGAAAACCGGAAAGCAAT CAATCTGTTCATTCGACAGCATCCCAACTTTGCTTCCTACATGGAAGATGAAAATTCAGAATTACGTACCATTTTGAAAagttttttgaaaatgttaaagAAATAG